A genome region from Megalobrama amblycephala isolate DHTTF-2021 linkage group LG16, ASM1881202v1, whole genome shotgun sequence includes the following:
- the LOC125248462 gene encoding SH3 domain-containing protein C23A1.17-like translates to MAFSSRFSFWEQKIKEENKPIPKSSKDNSDSDGSLNSRSQSVPCLEPGRGLLRAKSPQPVRDTPTEVQSQSQFRRVKSPSPNRDKMATSKLSEVPKMPERFKSPEPPRAPLSPEPFLNGESKVNGALNGSVKTTASVSQPELTEDLQGGTRKKVVKVVRRVVRRVLPTEEDTATIPATMSPEPPKPEPSKPEPASVPKVVKMPVFSFKHDTIKKEERDDISAGLTNLMTRGRTREPRHRIRSDEPAEKEGVKPVEKSEEKDISGPGQNKTVAKVEASQTLKLEQKTSASATTLTTPKSPVSPPAGFIPASKPNPLSPPAGFIPTPKPLGFVPISKPPTLSPPAGFIPAPNPPPMTPAGFVPAAPIPDPKTLPVIPSSTPAVPKTAANSAPIAPGKSNTLNPPALKTDPFAPPSGFIPTHKQMPMKKPEVKRAVHMPPTPAGRPSPGSISKPTLPTLSKKVCVHGVQWLDDMPV, encoded by the exons ATGGCATTCTCATCACGCTTTTCCTTCTGGGAGCAAAAG ATCAAAGAAGAGAATAAGCCAATCCCCAAGAGTTCAAAAGACAAT TCTGACAGCGATGGCAGCCTAAATAGCCGTTCCCAGTCAGTGCCCTGCCTGGAACCTGGCAGGGGCCTGCTACGTGCCAAGAGTCCTCAGCCTGTTCGGGACACACCTACAGAGGTCCAGTCCCAGTCTCAATTCAGGCGCGTCAAGAGCCCCTCACCCAACAGAGACAAGATGGCGACCAGCAAGTTGTCTGAAGTGCCCAAGATGCCGGAGCGCTTCAAAAGCCCTGAGCCTCCCCGAGCTCCCTTGAGTCCTGAACCTTTTTTGAATGGAGAAAGCAAAGTGAATGGTGCTCTCAATGGCAGTGTCAAGACCACTGCAAGTGTCAGCCAACCAGAGCTCACAGAGGACTTGCAGGGTGGGACCCGTAAGAAGGTGGTAAAGGTGGTACGAAGAGTGGTTAGGAGGGTACTTCCTACCGAAGAAGACACGGCAACAATCCCTGCAACCATGTCCCCGGAACCACCTAAACCAGAACCATCTAAACCTGAACCAGCATCTGTACCAAAAGTCGTGAAAATGCCCGTGTTCTCCTTCAAACATGATACTATAAAGAAGGAAGAAAGAGATGATATCTCTGCTGGACTGACCAACTTGATGACGCGAGGCAGGACCAGGGAACCTCGTCATCGGATCCGTAGTGATGAGCCTGCTGAAAAAGAAGGTGTGAAACCTGTAGAGAAGTCTGAAGAGAAGGACATTTCTGGACCAGGACAGAATAAAACTGTGGCAAAAGTAGAGGCCTCCCAGACTCTAAAACTAGAGCAAAAGACTTCAGCTTCTGCTACTACCTTGACTACACCTAAGTCTCCTGTTTCACCACCAGCAGGGTTCATCCCAGCCTCCAAACCCAATCCACTCTCTCCCCCAGCAGGCTTTATTCCTACACCCAAACCCTTAGGATTTGTCCCTATCTCAAAACCACCTACTCTTTCCCCTCCAGCAGGCTTTATTCCTGCTCCAAATCCTCCTCCTATGACCCCTGCTGGATTTGTTCCTGCAGCTCCTATTCCAGATCCCAAAACATTGCCTGTTATCCCCAGTTCTACACCTGCTGTCCCTAAAACAGCTGCTAACTCTGCTCCAATCGCTCCTGGTAAATCCAACACCCTTAACCCCCCAGCCCTCAAAACAGATCCATTTGCCCCTCCATCAGGGTTCATTCCTACCCATAAACAGATGCCAATGAAGAAACCAGAG GTGAAGAGGGCCGTACATATGCCACCAACTCCAGCAGGGAGACCTTCTCCTGGAAGCATTTCTAAACCCACTCTCCCAACCTTGTCCAAAaaggtgtgtgttcacggtgtgcaGTGGTTAGATGACATGCCTGTTTAG